The stretch of DNA CCGGCGGCGTCAGTTCGTGCGACTCAAAGTAAGGATCGTCTTCTGTCTCTGCCGGTATCTCCAGTCGGCTGACAACCCGGCGGCGCGGGTAGACACCAAAACAGCCGGCATAAGCTGTGGCGTCTTGCACCGGTGTCGGGAAGTATTCATTAATTTCTTCTTCGGTTGTTTTGGGGTCGAAAACCATCATGGTCGCTTTGTAGGCGTTAAAACCCGGATAAACCCGCTCCAGCAGTTCAAACACTTTAAAGCCTGGCGGTCTGTAGGCAACCTCGCCAAAGTACATTTCGCCATCGCTGGTCACAAAGTATTCCGGATGGATCATGCCAAACTCTATGTCGAAGGCCTTGATCAGCTTGTTGATCTCGGCTTCAATTTTGGGTCGGTATTTTTCCAGCTCCGGTGAGGCCGGCACAAACACGGAATAGCCCAGACTGACGTACTCGGAAATGTTCATAAAGCACACTTTGCCGTTGTGCACCCAGGCCTCCACTGCGAATTCCCAACCATCCAGATGCGACTCCATCAGGGAGGGAAACTCATCATCGGGAATGGCGTCCACGTCATCGGGTGTGCGGATGACCCGATGCCCCAGACACCCCGCCTTGTCGAATGCCTTGAAATGAATGGGATCGTTGGGGTCGCCATCCAATTTGAGCAGTGTCTGGTTCACACGTTTCAGAAAGCGCATCACATCTTCGCGGTCATGTGCTTCTTCAAAAATACCCACACGAATACCACCAAGCTGAGCACGGCGCTTCATCAGCGACTTGTCGCGCATCAGCATGGACTGGCCAAACAATCTCGGATTATCCAGCAGTACAGAATTGATAGCCCCGGCCCACTCCACCGTTTCTTCGAACAGGGGAATGGCCACATCGACCCCCATGTCCTTCAGGGTCTGGGAGATTTCCATTGAGCGATCGTTCAGGCGCTCGAAGTTCCAGGACAGGTAGGGAATATTGTGTTTCTGGCAATAGTCTTCAGCCCACTCGGGGGCCACAACCACGTAGCGACGATCAAACGTTTCGGCGGCTTCTACCGCATTTAATGACCATCCCAGCAGCGCGATATATCCCTTTTGAGGATCCTTCTGCATGCAATTTCTCCGGTTTTTGGCGAATTTAGCTTTTTTACCATACACGAATGAGATCGCTTCGGCTAATCGCGCAATGGCGGGAGGGCTTCAAAATTCGTCAGAATTGTTGGCATTTCCCGTCAGATTTTTACCGGCATATGTGCTTAAATATTGCTCATATCCCTAGACAGGCAATGCAAAAATGAGAATAAAAGGTCTGATGATGTCCGGCATGCTGCTGGTGTCGGCCCTGGCAAATATCAGCCTGGCCAATAGCGATTTTGGCCTGCTGGACAACACCGGCAAGTTTCATCAACTGAGTCGCTATCGACATCTGGATGCGGTGGCCATGATGAGTTACACAGCGCATGATGATGCGACCCGTGCGGCCGCCGGGCGTTTTGCCGAGAGCTGCCAGGCGGTCGGCGAACAATTGCTGTGTTTTTTAATCAACGCCAGTGACGAGCCGGATGCCATTCGCCGCCATGCTCCTCCGGGAGGTCTGCCGGTGCTGATCGACAGCGCCCAGATAGTCTCACGCACCCTGGACATCACCCATCATGGTCAGGTGGTAACGCTGGATCCGGCCTCTCATGATCCGATTGATCCTTTTGTGCCAGAGTTTGCCGAGCTGACGCAGACCTCTGCCGTGCAGTATCGATTTATTGAGGCGCTGGCCGACCGGACTATCTCCTATCAGGAAGAAATCGCGCCTCTGCTGCAACAGCGCTGCGCTTACTGTCATGTGGAAAACGGCCTGGCGCCCTGGGCCATGAACCGTTACCTGATGGTGATGGGCTGGAGCCCGATGATGCGCGAGACCCTGATTACCCGACGCATGCCGCCGGGTCAGATTGATGATGCCGTGGGAGACTGGCAAAACACTCACAATCTGAGCGATGACGAGTTGGCGCTGCTGGTGGAGTGGATTGATCGCGGCGCGCCTCGCGAAGGCGATGGTGATCCTCTGGCAGGGCCGAGGCCGGAAGCCGAGCCCTGGCCACTGGGCGAACCTGATCTCATAGTGGAGCTACCCGAGCAACGGTTACCGGCCACCGGTAATGTCGATTTTATTGTTGAGCGGGTGCCGCTGAATTTGACGGAAGATCGATGGCTGCGTGCCATTTCCTATCAGATTGGCGACAAAAGTGTTCTGCACAGCCTGCTGGTTTATGCCCTGGACAAGCAGACCGACAGCAGCGATCCGGATGCCCTGATCTCAGACAGCAATGCTGACTACATCAGTGTGTATGTGCCCGGCGAACTGAGCGATTCTTTTGCCAGTGATACCGGCTTTCGCCTTGGCGCCGATCATGACCTGGCTATCAAACTACGCTACCTGACATCAGGTCGGCCCACCGTGGACCGCACTCGAATCGGCCTCTATTTTCATGAAGAGACACCGACACGACAACTGCAAACGATTGCACTGGAAAAACCAGATCTGCAGATCCCGCCCAATGTGCTTGAGCATACCGAGTCGCTGGATTCGGCACCCTTGACTGTTGACGCCTGGCTGGAGAGTTATTCACCTCACGCTCACAGTCGCGGCAAAAGCATGTCGGTCTCCGCCATTAGTCCTCAGGGCGATGAAGAGTTACTGATCAACGTCGCCAACTTCAATTACAACTGGCAGCTCGCCTATCGGCCGTCAGAGGAAAAATTATTGCCCGCCGGTACCGTGTTGAGCGCTGAGACCATTTACGACAACTCGGCATCCAATCCATTTAATCCCGAACCGGATCTGACTGTGGATGCCGGCTACAGCGATCGCTCTGAAATGTTCAGTCATTTTATAAGGATTGCCGTGCCGATTACGGACGCAGTTCGAAGACCTTGAAGCCATTCTCCCAGCTCAGCAACCTGATCTGGGAGAAGTGTTCGGCCGCCAGTGTCTCCAGAGGAATGAATTGATTCACCACAAACACGGCTCGGGTGCTGCGGCGACTGAGCCTCGCCGCTGCACTCAGGAACTTCTGCGTCATGCCTTCGCCCCGACTGAAACCCTGATGGAATGGCGGATTGCATAGGATCAGGTCAAAACGCTCTCGAATTGAAGCTGCGCAATCGTCTGCTACGCACTGCACAGCCAGGTTCTGCTGCGTAAAGTTTTTTTCGGCAGCCAGCAGCGCTGTTACATTATTGTCAGTTGCAACCCGTCTGGCTTCACCCAGAAATACTGTCGACATCATCAGATAGCCCCAGCCACAGCCCAGATCAATAATGCTGTCAACCGACTTGATGTATTTGCATACCGTTGGCAGAGTTTCGACCAGCATGCGGCTGCCTTCATCAACCTTTTCCCAGCCGAAAACACCCGGCTTGCTCCAGAACTGAATACCGTTGTCAGTCACTTCTCTTAACTGTGGATAGTCTGCATCGTCCAGCGCCTGTGTACTCAGAAGCTTTTCGTCTGGCCTGTGAACCTCAACCGAGTAAGCCGTGCCGTGTTTTTTGGCACGGGCAGAACATTGCCAGGTTTTTTCGATGTTTTTGGCAATTGACTTGATGCCATCCTGCTTGCCACCCACCAGCACAAGACGACCGCTCTGAGTCAGACTGCGCAGAGCCTGGTTGATGCAATGATGTGCCTGTAATTTTTCTTTGCATACCCGATAGACAATTTCGTCGAACAATCCCAAATCTGTTAGCGCGTAATCATTCAGGATAACGGAGTAACCATGATCTTTTAATGTCAGCCATGTGTCATACCGATTGCTGACGATTTCAAGATTCGTTTTTGGGACAGGCTCTATCAACATGTCTGATCTGAAGTTTTCGTCAACTATCCACAGCCGTCTGCCACAGGACTCAGGCGTTTCAGACAGGATGTTGATCAGCAGGGATTGGGTCTGGTCTTTCACAATTTTATTCCATTTATTTCCTGGCTGGTCAGTTCACGGTATTCGCCAGGTTTTAGATTTTTATCGAGTTCGATGTCACCTATACGACTTCTGTGCAGGCTGACAACATGTCTGCCACAGGCTGCAAACATACGTTTGATCTGGTGATAACGGCCTTCCTGTAGTTCAATATTAACATGCGTGCCATCTATCACACTTAATTGGGCAGGCAATGTCAGTTTGGTTTCATTTTTCAGTTGAATGCCATTTTTAAACTGCTCAATGATATTATTATCAACCGGAGAATCCAGAATTGCCTGATAAACTTTTGTACACTGCCTACGCGGTGAAATAACCGCATGAACCCAGGCTCCATCGTCACTGATCAGCACCAGTCCTGTGGTGTCCTTGTCCAGGCGACCTGCCACGGAGAGTTTATCGGTATTCTCTGTCAGCAGATCCATGACAACGGGCGCCTGGCTGTCCGTGTTTGCACAGAGGTAACCGGAAGGTTTGTTGAGCATGTAGTAGCGCTGGCTGGGCATTACCAGGGGCATGGCGTCCAGCTCAACCAGGGTTGCCTTGTCGACAGCATGATCTGCCTTTTGACAGACCTTACCATTAACCGAGATGCGTTTTTGTCGAATGATCTTCTTCGCGTCGCTGCGGGTCAATCCTGTACACTGGCTGACATACTTGTCTAGTCTGGACGTGGTCATGCCGCTGCTGCGCACATGACACAGTTGCGACCCTGGTGCTTGCCCTGATAGAGCGCTGAGTCAACCCGACGGATGATGTTGTTGAGTTCTGTGTCGGTCGCGCACACCTGAGTGACAGCGAATGTTGCCGTTACCCGAATACTTTTTCCTTCAAGCACCAGTCTTGTCGTTTCCAGAGACTGCCGCATACGCTCAGCAACCAGCCTGGCCTGGTCAAGGTCAGAATCCGGCAGGATAAAGATAAATTCTTCCCCCCCGAAACGACCCAGAATATCTGATTGACGCAGCGGTGCCTGCAGTAGTTCGGCCACATGACACAGGACCTGATCCCCTACATCATGGCCGTATTGATCATTAATGTCTTTGAAGTGATCCAGGTCGATCAGCCCAAGCACCAGTGGATTGCCGTGGCGCAGGTGGCGATCCAGCTCCCGGCGGAACAGCATCTCGTATTGACGGCGATTACTGAGACCAGTAAGCGGGTCAGTCAGGGCCTGCTGCTTCAGCTCCGATTCTAGAGTCTTGCGCCGCTCGATTTCCTCCTCTAGCTCTTTCAGGGTAATAAACGCTCGACGGTTGCCTGTATTGATACGTAATGCAGCGGCATAACCCAGCAACGCCGGCCACAACAATACCAGCATGGCAAGCACCACGGCGGCCAAGTCAGCGCCCTGAATGGCAATGACTGTGACAATACCTGTAATGCCGACCGCGGCAATAAGATTGTTCAATGGCAGCCTGTTGGGAAGAAAAACATAAATACTGAGTAGCATGATCAACATCACAGCCAGGCCGAAAGTGCCGGCATCCGGGATGAGAAACGGATAGATGAAGTAAAGGGGGTATCCGGCAATGGCAACCCAGGTTGTCGGCCAGCCCCAGGTCGCCCAGTGTGACTTTTTTCCAACAATGTAAGCCAGCCATAACAACATCAGGGCATGCGCCAGCCGCAGCCCACTCAGGATGGCAAAACCGGAAGAACTGCCCAGTGCCAGCCAATCGAGCGGCAGAAATAGCATCAATAAGGCAGCCCAGATACACAAGGCAATTCTCAGAAACCTGACCGTGTGCGGTTCCACGGATTTCAGATACGCCTGCTCCATGGCCGGATCAATAAATTCCGCCCGCCAGGCTGAGATTTGGTAATTATTGTCCGATTGTCCATTCATCGTCTGAATAATAGACGATCTCCGCTAAAGGCGCAGCATTTGTAGTTAAAATGCCTGCAGCGCGTTATGATCTGATCATTGTTGATCGCGTAATTAGTGGTACGTTTCTCAAACTACCCGGACAAGGATATGACAATTCGATTTGCCGTATTGGCAGCCCTTTTACTTTTTGCCCTGACGGCAAAGGCAGAAACTCCGCTGAATTTTGCTGTACTTGATCAGCAGGCGCGCCAACTGCCCCGGCTACACAGTCTGCTCATCAGCCAGAACGGCGAGATGATATTTGAGCGCTACTATCAGGGCCGCTCAGCCAATCAGCCCGCCAACCTGAAGTCTGCATCCAAAAGTATCATGTCTGCTCTGATCGGTATTGCTATCGACAAGGGCTATATCAACAGCGTCGATCAACCTCTTTCTGACTTTTTCCCGGAGTACCTGGATAGCGAACTGCAGGCGGTGGTCACTGACATCACCGTGGAGAACCTGCTGACCATGCAGTCCGGTCTGGCCAGCACCAGCGGGCGCAACTACGGGCGCTGGGTAGTCAAGCAGGACTGGGTTGAAGGTGCGCTGGAGATGCCCATGGTGGCCGAGCCGGGCACAGACATGATTTACAGTACCGGGAGTACGCATCTTCTGTCGGCTTTGCTGGAACGTGCCAGTGGCATGAACAGCAAAACCTTTGCACAACGCTACCTGGCCGACCCGCTGGACTTTCGCATGGCTTACTGGAGTCAGGATCCGCAAGGCATCTACTTTGGCGGCAATGATATGGAAATGCGTCCCCGCGACATGCTGGCGATTGGCAGACTGTTTATCAATGGCGGACAACATGAAGGCGAGCAGATCATTTCCCGACGCTGGGTGGCCGACTCGCTGATGGCACGGGCGGAATCCCCTCGTGGCGAAGGACGCTTTTACGGCTATGGCTGGTGGCTGCGTGATATGGCCGGGCTGCAGGTGCCATTGGCCTGGGGTTATGGCGGACAGCTCATGTTTATTTTGCCGGAATTTGATATGGTCATCGTAGCCACATCAGACAGCACACCGGGCGACACCAGGCGCGGTCATCTCGGACGATTGTACGATCTGGTCGAATATCAGATTATTGCCCCTCTGCTGGAAGATCATCTATAAGAAATACAAAACAGGGACTCAAGTATGTCAGCTCGACTTTCGGGGAAAACGGCCATCATTACCGGCGCCACCAGTGGCATCGGCGAAGCCACAGCGCGGATTTTTGCGGCACAGGGTGCACAGTTGGTGATCGCCGGTCGCAGTACAGAACGCGGCGAAGCGCTGGTTCAGGAGTTAAAAACCAAATACGGCGACCACTTCATGTTCCACCAGGTCAACGTGATTCACGAGCAGGAGATGGCCGACCTGGTGGATGCCTGCGTAGATCACTTTGGCAAACTCGATTGCCTGTTCAACAATGCCGGCGCGGGCGAGCGCAGCAGCGTCGAAGAGGTCTCTGAAGAAAGTTTTGACCGGGTTATGCGCCTGCTGGTTGGCAGCGTGGTGTTCGGCATGAAGCACGCCGCCCGTGTCATGAAAGCCGGCCATGGCGGCAGCATTATCAACAACGCCAGCATAGCGGCGCATCGCATCAATCAGGGCGGCTATCTGTATTCGGGCGCCAAGGCGGCCGTTTCTCACATGACCCGCCTGGCCGGGGTTGAACTCGGTCCGCACAATATTCGTGTTAACGCCATTTCCCCCGGGGCCATCGCCACACCGATATTCTGGGGTGGTTCAGCCCGGGCGCAAATTCTGAGCGAACAGGAAAACGCCGCCAAGATGGCCAAACTGCAAGGCAATCTGGCCAATGCAACACCGACTCCCCGCTCCGGGCTGCCGGAAGACATTGCCTACACGGCACTGTTTCTGGCCAGTGATGAGGGCAGCTACATTAACTGTCAGGACATCGTTGTGGACGGTGGCCGCATTGCCATGTTTAACGAAAAATCATGAAATCACCTGAACTGCTTTGGCAACCCTCCGGGCAGCGCATCCGTGACGCCGGCATTACCCGCTACCAGGAATGGCTGAAAGAAACCCGCGGCCTGAGCTTTGCCAGTTATGACGACTTGTGGACCTGGTCAACGACTGAAATCGAAGCGTTCTGGGAGAGTATCTGGCAGTTTGGTGGTGTCATATCCCACGCGCATTATCAACAGGTCCTGGTGGAGCGCAAAATGCCGGGCGCGCGCTGGTTTGAAGGCGCCACCCTGAATTACGCCGAGCATGCGCTGGCCAGAGGCCTGCAGGCTGAGTTCCGGGACATGCCGGCCCTGATCGCCGAATCCGAGGTTCGGGGCCGCACAGAAATCAGCTGGCACAGCCTGCGTCAACAGGTCGGTGCGCTGGCTGCCACACTGCGCTCTGTCGGCCTTGAGCAAGGTGACCGGGCCGTGGCCTATCTGCCCAACATACCGGAAACCGTCACGGCCATGCTGGCCGTCACCAGCCTGGGCGGCATCTGGTCCTGCGCGGCGCCGGATATGGGGGCGGTCGGCGTGCTGGATCGCTTCCGGCAGATTGAACCGAAGGTGCTGTTTGCTATAGACGGCTATCGTTATGGTGGACGTGAGTTTGATCGCAGGGACATTGTCAGCAAGCTGCTTCAGGATCTGCCCTCGGTAGAAACCATCATCTTTCTGCCTTATCTGAATGCCGAAGCGGCACCTGATGTGACGGCAGTTGGACGCGAGCTGCACGTCATCCCGTTTGCATCGGCAACTGCCGAGCTGCAGGAACCGCAGTTTACGCCGGTCCCTTTCTCCACACCCTTGTGGATTGTCTATTCCTCCGGCACGACAGGCATGCCCAAACCCATTGTGCACGGCCACGGTGGCGTGGTGATACAGACCTTCAAGGCCGGCTTGCTGCATGCTGATGCCAAGCCCGGCGACCGAGCCTTCTGGTACTCATCCACCAACTGGATCATGTGGAACTCCAGCATCAACGGGCTGATCAATGGCGTCACCGTACTGTTGTTCGACGGCAATCCCGGTTTCCCCGACATCAGCACCCTGTGGCGCTTTGCCGAACGCGAACGTCTTAACTCATTCGGCACCAGTCCGGCCTTTATTTCCCTGTGCATGAAAGACGGCATCACACCCAAAAATGAGTTTGATCTCTCAGAGTTGCGCTCAGTCGGCTGCACCGGCTCGCCGCTGTCTGAGGAGGGTTATCGCTGGGTCTATTCCCATGTGAAGGATGACGTACGGCTGGGCTGCATTTCCGGCGGCACAGACCCGGGTGCCTGTTTTCTGAATACCTGCTCCATTCTGCCCGTGTACGCGGGTGAAATGCAGTGCCGGGAGCTGGGCATTGCCACTCACGCCTTTAATGACGAAGGCCAGTCAGTCATTGATGAAGTCGGTGAGTTAGTGGTCACTCAGCCCATGCCCTCTATGCCGCTGTTCTTTTGGGGCGATACCGACGGCTCTCGCTATTTCAGCAGCTATTTTGAAAACTTCCCCGGCGTCTGGTGTCACGGCGACTGGCTGAAGCTGATACCACGACCGGAGTCGATCACAGGCATTATCTATGGCCGATCCGATTCGACGATCAACCGCCACGGCATTCGTATGGGTACCAGCGAGATTTATCGCGTGGTCGAAGAGTTTGATGAGGTGCTCGATGCCTTGGTCGTCGACCTGGAATATCTGCAAAAAGACTCTTATATGGCGCTGTTTGTCGTGCTGCGCGACCCGATGTTCAAGTTTGACGCCAATCCCTGTGGCCCTGCCCCGGATGGCCGGGTGGCAGGTGTTGCCTCACGACAGGGCGAAAAGTCAGAAGCGGTAACCGGCGTTTCCGAACCCCTGCGCGCCGCCCTGGTGGATGCCATCAAGACACTGTTGTCAGCCCGCCACATCCCGGATGGAATTTTTGCCATACCCACGGTGCCGCGGACCCTGTCGGGCAAAAAGCTGGAGATTCCGGTAAAACGCATCCTGCTGGGACATGATTTAAGCAAGGCCGTGAACCGCGATTCCATGATCAATCCGGAATCCATCGACTGGTTTGTTGCCTTTGCGGCCGGACGCAACGACAATAGCGCGCTTTAATCCACAGGACAGCCCTGAACATGGATGCGCTGCTTGTATCAACCGGTCTGGTGGCACTGGCCGAAATCGGTGACCGCACCCAGTTGCTGGCCTTCTTGCTGGCAGCGCGGTTTCGTC from Pseudohongiella spirulinae encodes:
- a CDS encoding pseudouridine synthase, whose translation is MTTSRLDKYVSQCTGLTRSDAKKIIRQKRISVNGKVCQKADHAVDKATLVELDAMPLVMPSQRYYMLNKPSGYLCANTDSQAPVVMDLLTENTDKLSVAGRLDKDTTGLVLISDDGAWVHAVISPRRQCTKVYQAILDSPVDNNIIEQFKNGIQLKNETKLTLPAQLSVIDGTHVNIELQEGRYHQIKRMFAACGRHVVSLHRSRIGDIELDKNLKPGEYRELTSQEINGIKL
- a CDS encoding GGDEF domain-containing protein, with amino-acid sequence MNGQSDNNYQISAWRAEFIDPAMEQAYLKSVEPHTVRFLRIALCIWAALLMLFLPLDWLALGSSSGFAILSGLRLAHALMLLWLAYIVGKKSHWATWGWPTTWVAIAGYPLYFIYPFLIPDAGTFGLAVMLIMLLSIYVFLPNRLPLNNLIAAVGITGIVTVIAIQGADLAAVVLAMLVLLWPALLGYAAALRINTGNRRAFITLKELEEEIERRKTLESELKQQALTDPLTGLSNRRQYEMLFRRELDRHLRHGNPLVLGLIDLDHFKDINDQYGHDVGDQVLCHVAELLQAPLRQSDILGRFGGEEFIFILPDSDLDQARLVAERMRQSLETTRLVLEGKSIRVTATFAVTQVCATDTELNNIIRRVDSALYQGKHQGRNCVMCAAAA
- a CDS encoding serine hydrolase domain-containing protein: MTIRFAVLAALLLFALTAKAETPLNFAVLDQQARQLPRLHSLLISQNGEMIFERYYQGRSANQPANLKSASKSIMSALIGIAIDKGYINSVDQPLSDFFPEYLDSELQAVVTDITVENLLTMQSGLASTSGRNYGRWVVKQDWVEGALEMPMVAEPGTDMIYSTGSTHLLSALLERASGMNSKTFAQRYLADPLDFRMAYWSQDPQGIYFGGNDMEMRPRDMLAIGRLFINGGQHEGEQIISRRWVADSLMARAESPRGEGRFYGYGWWLRDMAGLQVPLAWGYGGQLMFILPEFDMVIVATSDSTPGDTRRGHLGRLYDLVEYQIIAPLLEDHL
- a CDS encoding acetoacetate--CoA ligase; the protein is MKSPELLWQPSGQRIRDAGITRYQEWLKETRGLSFASYDDLWTWSTTEIEAFWESIWQFGGVISHAHYQQVLVERKMPGARWFEGATLNYAEHALARGLQAEFRDMPALIAESEVRGRTEISWHSLRQQVGALAATLRSVGLEQGDRAVAYLPNIPETVTAMLAVTSLGGIWSCAAPDMGAVGVLDRFRQIEPKVLFAIDGYRYGGREFDRRDIVSKLLQDLPSVETIIFLPYLNAEAAPDVTAVGRELHVIPFASATAELQEPQFTPVPFSTPLWIVYSSGTTGMPKPIVHGHGGVVIQTFKAGLLHADAKPGDRAFWYSSTNWIMWNSSINGLINGVTVLLFDGNPGFPDISTLWRFAERERLNSFGTSPAFISLCMKDGITPKNEFDLSELRSVGCTGSPLSEEGYRWVYSHVKDDVRLGCISGGTDPGACFLNTCSILPVYAGEMQCRELGIATHAFNDEGQSVIDEVGELVVTQPMPSMPLFFWGDTDGSRYFSSYFENFPGVWCHGDWLKLIPRPESITGIIYGRSDSTINRHGIRMGTSEIYRVVEEFDEVLDALVVDLEYLQKDSYMALFVVLRDPMFKFDANPCGPAPDGRVAGVASRQGEKSEAVTGVSEPLRAALVDAIKTLLSARHIPDGIFAIPTVPRTLSGKKLEIPVKRILLGHDLSKAVNRDSMINPESIDWFVAFAAGRNDNSAL
- a CDS encoding methyltransferase, producing the protein MKDQTQSLLINILSETPESCGRRLWIVDENFRSDMLIEPVPKTNLEIVSNRYDTWLTLKDHGYSVILNDYALTDLGLFDEIVYRVCKEKLQAHHCINQALRSLTQSGRLVLVGGKQDGIKSIAKNIEKTWQCSARAKKHGTAYSVEVHRPDEKLLSTQALDDADYPQLREVTDNGIQFWSKPGVFGWEKVDEGSRMLVETLPTVCKYIKSVDSIIDLGCGWGYLMMSTVFLGEARRVATDNNVTALLAAEKNFTQQNLAVQCVADDCAASIRERFDLILCNPPFHQGFSRGEGMTQKFLSAAARLSRRSTRAVFVVNQFIPLETLAAEHFSQIRLLSWENGFKVFELRP
- a CDS encoding SDR family NAD(P)-dependent oxidoreductase — its product is MSARLSGKTAIITGATSGIGEATARIFAAQGAQLVIAGRSTERGEALVQELKTKYGDHFMFHQVNVIHEQEMADLVDACVDHFGKLDCLFNNAGAGERSSVEEVSEESFDRVMRLLVGSVVFGMKHAARVMKAGHGGSIINNASIAAHRINQGGYLYSGAKAAVSHMTRLAGVELGPHNIRVNAISPGAIATPIFWGGSARAQILSEQENAAKMAKLQGNLANATPTPRSGLPEDIAYTALFLASDEGSYINCQDIVVDGGRIAMFNEKS
- a CDS encoding ATP-grasp domain-containing protein, with product MQKDPQKGYIALLGWSLNAVEAAETFDRRYVVVAPEWAEDYCQKHNIPYLSWNFERLNDRSMEISQTLKDMGVDVAIPLFEETVEWAGAINSVLLDNPRLFGQSMLMRDKSLMKRRAQLGGIRVGIFEEAHDREDVMRFLKRVNQTLLKLDGDPNDPIHFKAFDKAGCLGHRVIRTPDDVDAIPDDEFPSLMESHLDGWEFAVEAWVHNGKVCFMNISEYVSLGYSVFVPASPELEKYRPKIEAEINKLIKAFDIEFGMIHPEYFVTSDGEMYFGEVAYRPPGFKVFELLERVYPGFNAYKATMMVFDPKTTEEEINEYFPTPVQDATAYAGCFGVYPRRRVVSRLEIPAETEDDPYFESHELTPPVEEIVTKRTAFGTHWGLVYFVGDDAGRMHSLLKKQEDQDFYV